A part of Pongo pygmaeus isolate AG05252 chromosome 14, NHGRI_mPonPyg2-v2.0_pri, whole genome shotgun sequence genomic DNA contains:
- the LOC129011378 gene encoding uncharacterized protein LOC129011378 isoform X3: MNEKRTGKMAKQTINKSFSLEPQMFEVNDFRKMSEIQAGKSSALVLREASCSMERPTGQELMYLAKGQQRLKACQQLSEKSPNQTLR, encoded by the exons CAAAACAAACCATCAACAAGTCTTTTTCTCTTGAGCCACAAATGTTTGAAGTCAATGACTTTAGAAAAATGAGTGAAATCCAGGCAGGAAAATCCAGCG CTCTTGTTCTAAGGGAAGCAAGCTGCTCCATGGAAAGGCCCACAGGGCAAGAGCTGATGTATCTGGCCAAAGGACAGCAAAGACTCAAGGCCTGTCAGCAGCTAAGTGAAAAATCACCCAATCAAACCTTGAGATGA